From one Desmodus rotundus isolate HL8 chromosome X, HLdesRot8A.1, whole genome shotgun sequence genomic stretch:
- the LOC112308200 gene encoding spindlin-2, which produces MKTPPKKEAAGQETREAVNHHTGSANMRKKKSSQKKHRARASSQPRRNIVGCRISHGWKEGDEPITQWKGTVLDQVPINPSLYLVKYDGIDCVYGLELHKDERILKLKILPDKVPFSRVRDLHLANTIIGKAVEHVFEGEHGSKDEWRGMVLAQAPIMKAWFYITYEKDPVLYMYQLLDDYKEGDLRIMPESNESPPAEREPEGVVDGLIGKHVEYTKEDGSKRTGKVIHQVKAKPSVYFIKFDDDFHIYVYDLVKKS; this is translated from the coding sequence ATgaagacccccccaaaaaaggaagcTGCAGGGCAGGAAACCAgagaagctgtcaatcaccacaCCGGATCTGCaaatatgaggaagaaaaaatcCTCTCAAAAGAAGCACCGGGCCAGAGCTTCATCCCAGCCCCGCAGAAACATCGTGGGCTGTAGAATTTCACATGGATGGAAGGAAGGCGATGAGCCCATCACCCAGTGGAAAGGAACCGTTCTGGATCAGGTGCCTATAAATCCTTCTCTTTATCTGGTGAAATATGATGGAATTGACTGTGTTTATGGACTGGAACTTCACAAAGATGAAAGGATTTTAAAGCTTAAAATCCTTCCTGATAAGGTGCCATTTTCCCGAGTCAGAGATTTGCACCTTGCAAATACCATAATTGGTAAAGCTGTGGAACATGTTTTTGAGGGCGAGCATGGTTCTAAGGATGAATGGAGAGGGATGGTCTTAGCCCAAGCACCAATCATGAAAGCTTGGTTTTATATCACCTATGAGAAAGATCCTGTCTTGTACATGTACCAGCTTCTAGATGATTACAAAGAAGGAGACCTCCGTATCATGCCAGAGTCCAATGAGTCTCCTCCAGCAGAGAGGGAACCAGAAGGAGTTGTAGATGGCCTGATAGGTAAACATGTGGAATATACCAAAGAAGATGGCTCCAAAAGGACAGGCAAGGTCATTCACCAAGTCAAAGCCAAACCCTCTGTGTATTTCATCAAGTTTGATGATGACTTCCATATCTATGTCTATGATTTGGTGAAAAAGTCCTAA